In Candidatus Abyssobacteria bacterium SURF_5, the sequence GCCTCGCGACTATGGCAGGGATGCCCATAGAGAGAGACTCTCTGACCGCCCGACATGTTCCATCGGTGCCGGGCATCAGAAAGATCAGAGAATCGAAACATGCGATAGTGTTGACATAATCCTGTCCCACGTGGTAGCCGGCAAACTTGACCTGGTTTTCGAGGCCCATCTCTCTGACCGGATCGACCGCGACCTGTTTCATGCGCGTGCCGCGGCCGACGATCAGGAGCTTCACCTGCGGGTCCGAGAGGGAAACGCTCTTCATTGCCTTCAGGATGACGTCGAACCGGCGGTGGGGCTGAATCCTCGCCACGACCCCGAGAACAAAATCCTGTTCAGACAATCCGAGGCGGGACCGAAAGTCCGCTGAAACGTTGGCTCGGTCGAAGCGGTCCGTGTCAACTGCGCCGGGGACTACCCAGATTCGCTCTTCGGGGAACCTGAACCCGGCGAGGACGTTCGCTTTCGCAGTCTCAGACGCCACCACGAGTCCATCGGTGCATTCATGCAACAAGTACCTGCCTCGCAAAGAAGATTTCATGCCTTCGCCGGAATAGCTGCTTCGCACGACGAGAAGGTTTCGATTCGCCTTGCGTGCTGCACGGCCGCCTATCAGATGGTCGTTATCAAGATGCGCGTGCACCATGTCGATCCGCGCATCCTGCAGGAACGAAGGCAGCTTTCTCATGTCGCGCAGATTGTGCCTGATGCTCATGTGCTTGCTCAGCCGAAAAGCGGTAATCGGTTCGAGACCTCTTTCGAGAGCCGCCTTCTCGACGCTGCTGCCGCCGCTGACATGGGGACGGCCGCAGGCAAACTGCACATCGTATCCCAGCGATCTCAAGGACGCGCAGAGATTTACCGCCGGCTCGGCGGGACCGGTGAGTTTAATGTTGCTGAAGAGATGAAGAATCTTCACCCCGGTTCCCCTCTGCCGCCCATTCCGCCCGCCGCTGCTGATCTGCCTTTCGCGCGCGCATCAATCTGCGTCGGCTGATCCGGCAAATACCGGCGACAACCACTTTATCTTTCAATGAA encodes:
- a CDS encoding glycosyltransferase family 1 protein encodes the protein MKILHLFSNIKLTGPAEPAVNLCASLRSLGYDVQFACGRPHVSGGSSVEKAALERGLEPITAFRLSKHMSIRHNLRDMRKLPSFLQDARIDMVHAHLDNDHLIGGRAARKANRNLLVVRSSYSGEGMKSSLRGRYLLHECTDGLVVASETAKANVLAGFRFPEERIWVVPGAVDTDRFDRANVSADFRSRLGLSEQDFVLGVVARIQPHRRFDVILKAMKSVSLSDPQVKLLIVGRGTRMKQVAVDPVREMGLENQVKFAGYHVGQDYVNTIACFDSLIFLMPGTDGTCRAVRESLSMGIPAIVARRGMLPEIVDHAVNGLVIEDSPDSLAAAVRYLARDRNTVASMSEQARKKAREKLGLDLQARKIADIYEKMRNLGRRMGRE